In a genomic window of Anomalospiza imberbis isolate Cuckoo-Finch-1a 21T00152 chromosome 5, ASM3175350v1, whole genome shotgun sequence:
- the GCC1 gene encoding GRIP and coiled-coil domain-containing protein 1 — protein MEKFGMNFGGGPSRKELLETVETQKQQLLRFQARLKDVVRAYKSLLKEKEALEASLKVLSVSHDGGDLAAPPPAAGDSPDDRSSEHSEDSAGTAAGADAATAVTGAKGDEEDKPAAAPSQGAEEPSGPEGGEPCAAGEPERRLQQLKAQLATLTGALATVTQEKSRMEASYQAERRQMKQELEEAAGRARDEAARRDAELRRLREQLAETRARLVAQQREREREQGDHGLMLRELQELLRAERELRESREAPGGPAERAQGYEQHVQQLSQELEELRRELQAAREENGKADPRIQELQEEMAGLKNHFQLQLVQEMKKTAQAEEQLRQRSQREERRVAELEAQVAQVSELLGTYEKAKQRDQGTIQRLKDRVVQLDLENKTLAIAASSRSLGEVAVEENTLDVSALKEKMEKLQKLLQAAAGKGPAGPEAEEPREPELPPGSGDSNGDKAPGGHCQQELRQLKEEFERYKVRAQQVLKSKATKDMGLAKELEEAREQLAELQDKHVLLQLAVDDVEKQHRQELEAKKQELSQLQQLHRQELERCQLEFRERALRLEEEMHKQRDRALAVLAEKDRELEQLRALTLPHGPKSCRDGGPGDAPAQGSSEILPQALQLCSGSEPTFFLYAEQLARKEVEIAALRKHKHQLEVQLHQLQGRALAEEDKHREEVAALRGEIQKNCRDKSREGANLEYLKNVVYRFLTLPDARGRQQTLTAILAILHFSPEEKLSIAKSSAHGSWWLHGKR, from the exons ATGGAGAAGTTCGGGATGAACTTCGGGGGCGGCCCcagcaggaaggagctgctggagacgGTCGAGAcgcagaagcagcagctcctgcgcTTCCAGGCGCGCCTCAAGGACGTCGTCCGCGCCTACAAGAGCctgctgaaggagaaggaggcgCTGGAAGCCAGCCTGAAGGTGCTCTCCGTGTCCCACGACGGCGGGGACCTCGCGGCGCCCCCGCCCGCAGCCGGGGACTCCCCGGACGACCGGAGCTCGGAGCACAGCGAGGACAGCGCGGGGACGGCCGCCGGCGCGGACGCCGCGACCGCTGTGACCGGCGCCAAGGGGGACGAGGAGGACAAACCCGCGGCcgccccttcccagggagccgaggagccgagcGGCCCCGAGGGCGGGGAGCCCTGCGCCGCCGGCGAGCCCGAGCGGcgcctgcagcagctgaaggccCAGCTGGCCACGCTGACGGGCGCGCTGGCCACGGTGACGCAGGAGAAGTCGCGCATGGAGGCCTCGTACCAGGCGGAGCGGCGGCAGAtgaagcaggagctggaggaggcggcggggcgggcgcgggacGAGGCGGCGCGGCGGGACGCGGAgctgcggcggctgcgggagcagctggcCGAGACCCGCGCCCGCCTGGTCGCGCAGCAGCGCGAGCGCGAGCGCGAGCAGGGCGACCACGGGCTGATGCTGCgcgagctgcaggagctgctgcgcGCCGAGCGGGAGCTGCGCGAGTCCCGGGAGGCGCcgggcggccccgccgagcgGGCCCAGGGCTACGAGCAGCACgtccagcagctgagccaggagctggaggagctccGCAGGGAGCTGCAGGCCGCGCGGGAGGAGAACGGGAAGGCGGACCCGCGgatccaggagctgcaggaggagatggCCGGCCTCAAGAACcacttccagctgcagctggtgcaggAGATGAAGAAG ACGGCCCAGGCCGAGGAGCAGCTCCGGCAGCGCTCGCAGCGGGAGGAGCGGCGCGTGGCCGAGCTGGAGGCCCAGGTGGCCCAGGTGTCCGAGCTGCTGGGCACCTACGAGAAGGCCAAGCAGAGGGACCAGGGCACCATCCAGAGGCTCAAGGACCGCGTCGTGCAGCTGGACCTGGAGAACAAGACCTTGGCCATCGCCGCCTCCAGCCGCTCCCTGGGTGAGGTCGCCGTGGAGGAGAACACCCTGGACGTGAGCGCGCTCAAGGAGAAGATGGAGAAGCTGCAGAAGCTCCTGCAGGCGGCGGCCGGGaagggcccggcggggccggaggCGGAGGAGCCGCGGGAGCCGGAGCTGCCGCCGGGCAGCGGGGACAGCAACGGGGACAAGGCCCCGGGcgggcactgccagcaggagctgaggcagctcaAGGAGGAGTTCGAGCGCTACAAGGTGAGGGCGCAGCAGGTGCTCAAGAGCAAGGCCACCAAGGACATGGGCCTGGccaaggagctggaggaggcgCGGGAGCAGCTGGCGGAGCTCCAGGACAAGCacgtgctgctgcagctggccGTGGACGACGTGGAGAAGCAGCACCggcaggagctggaggccaagaagcaggagctgtcccagctgcagcagctgcaccggcaggagctggagcggtGCCAGCTGGAGTTCCGGGAGCGGGCGCTGCggctggaggaggagatgcACAAGCAGCGGGACCGGGCGCTGGCCGTGCTGGCCGAGAAGGAccgggagctggagcagctccgcGCCCTCACGCTGCCCCACGGCCCCAAGAGCTGCCGGGACGGCGGCCCCGGGGACgctcctgcccagggctcctcGGAGATCCTGCCGCAGGCGCTGCAGCTGTGCTCCGGCTCCGAGCCCACCTTCTTCCTGTACGCGGAGCAGCTGGCGCGCAAGGAGGTGGAGATCGCGGCGCTGCGCAAGCACAAGCACCAGCTGGAGGTGCAGCTGCACCAGCTCCAGGGCAGGGCCCTGGCCGAGGAGGACAAGCACCGGGAGGAGGTGGCGGCGCTGCGGGGCGAGATCCAGAAGAATTGCCGGGATaagagcagggaaggagccaACCTGGAGTACCTGAAGAACGTGGTGTACCGGTTCCTGACGCTGCCGGACGCGCGGGGCCGGCAGCAGACGCTCACGGCCATCCTGGCCATCCTGCACTTCAGCCCCGAGGAGAAGCTGAGCATCGCCAAGAGCTCGGCCCACGGCTCCTGGTGGCTCCACGGGAAGAGATGA